The Porphyrobacter sp. LM 6 sequence ACATTTCGCACCGCATGAACCTGCTCGGCCGCAAGACCGGCGCGGACGAAATCGCCGCTGCCGCGCTGTTCCTTGCCGGCGGATCGCTCGCCAGCGGGCAGAGCCTGTTCATCGACAGCGGCCAGCACCTGCTCGATCAGCCGCGCGACGTGATCTGGCTGGCACGCGAAGGGGCCTGAGGGGAGCTACGGATGGCAAAGAAGCACGCGCTTTCGACACGGCTATGGCACTGGGTGAACGCGGGCGCGATCATCGTGTTGTTCATGACCGGGCTCAACATCTCGAACGCGCACCGCCACCTCTACTGGGGTGACTATGGCTTCGATCCCAAGGACGCGTGGCTCTCCGTCATCAAGTTTCCCGGCTGGGCGACAATCCCGCAGCATTACAACCTCGCAATGGCGCGCGACTGGCACATCACCGCCGCCTGGCCCTTCGGGATCGGGGTGGTTTTCATCTGGGCGGCGATGCTGATCAATGGCCACTTCCGCCGCGATCTGATGACGGCGCCGAAGGACTGGACCCCAGGCGCGGTGATCGCTTCGATCAAGGCCCATTCGGGGCCGGGAGGTCATACCCACGGCTATAATTCGGTGCAGAAGATTCTCTATGGCGGCGTGTTCGGCGTGCTCTTGCCGCTGATGCTGTTCACCGGCCTTGCGATCAGCCCCGGCTTTCAGGCCGCGGCGCCGTGGCTGCTTGACCTGTTCGGGGGGCGCCAGAGCGCGCGCTCGCTCCACTTCCTTGCCGCTTGGGCGATCTTCGCGTTCTTCGTCATCCACATCGTGCTGGCCGTGTCCGACTGGCGGTTGATCCTCGAGATGTTCACCGGCGGCACACGCGAGGCCGAAGCTGCCCCTGCCCCGCCCCTGCCCGAACCCGACCCTGCCACCGAAGAGGGAGCACCCGCCCATGGTTGATCTGCCCCGCCGTTCGCTGCTTGCCGGAATGGCCGCGTTGGGCGCCTCCGCCTGCTCAAAGATCAACGAGAGCGAAACCACCCAAGCCCTGTTCAAAGCCGCCGAGGACGGCCACCGCGCCGTCCACCGCGCGCTGGCGGGCAAGCAGGGCCTCGCGCCCGAATATACCCGCGCCGAACGCTCGCCGACCTTCCGCGGCAATGGCTCGGTAACGGTCGAAGGCGCCGCCTATCAGGACCAGCTCGCCAGGGGCTTTCCCGACTGGCGGCTCGAGGTGCGCGGGCTGGTCGATCAGCCCTTGAGCCTCAGCCTCGCCGACATCCGCGCCCTGCCGCAGCGCACCCAGATCACCCGCCACGATTGCGTCGAAGGCTGGAGCGCGATCGGCGAGTGGACGGGGCCGCAGCTGGCCGCACTGCTCGATGCAGCCAAGGTGCGCAAAGAGGCCAACTTCATCGTCTTCCGCTGCGCCGACACTTATCGCGACAAGCCCTATTACGAGAGCATCGACATGGTCGATGCCTATCACCCGCAGACCATCATCGCCCATTCGCTGAACGGCGAACCCCTGCCCGAAAAGAACGGCGCGCCGCTCAGGATGCGGATCGAACGGCAACTCGGTTACAAGCAGGCCAAGTATGTCGAGGCGATCGAGGCGGTGACGAGCTTCGACCAGATCGGCCAGGGCGGCGGCGGCTTCTGGGAGGATTACGCCGGCTACCAGTGGTATGCCGGGGTCTAGCCCTCGGGATAGAGCCGGTTCATCGTCTGCCAGTCGGCCGCGATGATGTCTTCCAGCACCGCCAGATCGATGTCGGCGAGCTTGTTGACGTAAAGGCAGCTCTTGCCTGTGCTGTACTTGCCCAGCCGCGTCAGCTTGTCATCGCGCCCGGAGCCCGTCGCAGGATCGCAATAGCCGCCCATGAAGTAGAGCGAGTGCTTGGCCTTGCGCGGGCTGAAGCCGGCGCGCATCCAATGCACATCGCGCCCGCTTTCATAGGTGGTGCGGTATTCGCCGTAGCCGATGATGCTCGGCCCCCACATCTTCGGCTGCGCGCCCGTCACGCGGCGGAACAGCGCATCAATCACGCGTGCCTCCTCGCGCTTGGCAGGCGGTTCGACCGAAGCGAGGAACGTTTCGACCGCAACATCGGTGATCGTGGTTTTCGGCTCCGCCATCATTGGCCTCCTTGGCAATCCGGCCACCTTGCCAAACCGCAGGCAGCGGGTAACCTGAGCCAAGAAAACCACGAAAGGAGACGCATGAGCAAGGCCCTCCTCGATCGCTTTCTTGCCCGCGGGGTGCGGCAAGGC is a genomic window containing:
- a CDS encoding cytochrome b/b6 domain-containing protein, which encodes MAKKHALSTRLWHWVNAGAIIVLFMTGLNISNAHRHLYWGDYGFDPKDAWLSVIKFPGWATIPQHYNLAMARDWHITAAWPFGIGVVFIWAAMLINGHFRRDLMTAPKDWTPGAVIASIKAHSGPGGHTHGYNSVQKILYGGVFGVLLPLMLFTGLAISPGFQAAAPWLLDLFGGRQSARSLHFLAAWAIFAFFVIHIVLAVSDWRLILEMFTGGTREAEAAPAPPLPEPDPATEEGAPAHG
- a CDS encoding molybdopterin-dependent oxidoreductase — protein: MVDLPRRSLLAGMAALGASACSKINESETTQALFKAAEDGHRAVHRALAGKQGLAPEYTRAERSPTFRGNGSVTVEGAAYQDQLARGFPDWRLEVRGLVDQPLSLSLADIRALPQRTQITRHDCVEGWSAIGEWTGPQLAALLDAAKVRKEANFIVFRCADTYRDKPYYESIDMVDAYHPQTIIAHSLNGEPLPEKNGAPLRMRIERQLGYKQAKYVEAIEAVTSFDQIGQGGGGFWEDYAGYQWYAGV
- a CDS encoding DUF1801 domain-containing protein — translated: MMAEPKTTITDVAVETFLASVEPPAKREEARVIDALFRRVTGAQPKMWGPSIIGYGEYRTTYESGRDVHWMRAGFSPRKAKHSLYFMGGYCDPATGSGRDDKLTRLGKYSTGKSCLYVNKLADIDLAVLEDIIAADWQTMNRLYPEG